In Acidimicrobiales bacterium, a single window of DNA contains:
- a CDS encoding cupin domain-containing protein: MDDPVDLIAGAALHLGLGAQATPLPDFSWDPESLDAYVTRFADDGDEGRMVVMFEQSESWTSWERHPAGEEVVVLVSGRIDLFQEVDGEVSRVPLRAGQAVVNPKGAWHTADVHEPSVALFITPGRGTDHRPR, encoded by the coding sequence ATGGACGATCCCGTGGACCTCATCGCCGGTGCCGCACTCCACCTCGGGCTCGGGGCGCAGGCCACACCGCTGCCCGACTTCTCGTGGGACCCCGAATCCCTCGACGCCTACGTCACCCGCTTCGCCGACGACGGCGACGAGGGCCGGATGGTGGTGATGTTCGAGCAGTCCGAGTCGTGGACGAGCTGGGAGCGACACCCCGCCGGCGAGGAGGTGGTGGTGCTCGTGTCGGGCCGGATCGACCTCTTCCAGGAGGTCGACGGCGAGGTGTCCCGCGTCCCGCTCCGGGCCGGCCAGGCGGTGGTGAACCCCAAGGGCGCCTGGCACACCGCCGACGTCCACGAACCGTCGGTCGCCCTGTTCATCACCCCCGGCCGCGGCACCGATCACCGCCCGCGCTGA
- a CDS encoding pyridoxal-phosphate dependent enzyme, whose translation GYEDPPRWVIEGYSTIFAELAEQLAAPPDVVMVPLGVGALGAAAATNFRGPTLVGVEPDSAACVAAAVEAGEIVEVPGPHRSIMAGLNCGFASPVALPTVTAGFTAFVSVTDERCREAIRTLAESGLDVGETGVAAFAGLLTLTDTASLPTDTRVLLLATEGVTDPANFESIVGRPPR comes from the coding sequence CGGCTACGAGGACCCGCCGAGGTGGGTCATCGAGGGCTACTCCACGATCTTCGCCGAGCTGGCCGAGCAGCTGGCGGCCCCGCCCGACGTGGTGATGGTGCCCCTCGGGGTCGGGGCGCTGGGCGCGGCGGCGGCGACCAACTTCCGCGGCCCGACGCTCGTCGGCGTCGAGCCCGACTCCGCGGCCTGCGTGGCGGCGGCGGTCGAGGCGGGCGAGATCGTCGAGGTGCCGGGACCCCACCGGTCGATCATGGCGGGCCTGAACTGCGGCTTCGCCTCCCCGGTCGCCCTGCCCACGGTGACCGCCGGCTTCACCGCCTTCGTGTCGGTGACCGACGAGCGCTGCCGCGAGGCGATCCGCACCCTGGCCGAGTCGGGTCTGGATGTCGGCGAGACCGGCGTCGCGGCCTTCGCCGGCCTGCTGACCCTCACCGACACCGCGTCCCTCCCCACCGACACCCGGGTGCTCCTCCTCGCCACCGAGGGCGTCACCGACCCCGCCAACTTCGAGTCGATCGTGGGCCGCCCGCCGCGTTGA
- a CDS encoding sensor histidine kinase encodes MSTAHLGAQQATAGAFRHEAFLYSGVDEFVSVARSYVLGGLADDMPVLVLLTGEKLELLQAQLPQDPRLYFADMGVVGRNPARIIPLWYDFVASFQSRPRPLRGLGEPFGQPRAAPEHDECELHESLLNLAFAAFPSFWLLCAYDAGSLRTRVVEQARCNHPYILEGGAHRASVEYRDITSSPNPFGNPLADPPNDAFRMEFGIGQLRVLRTLAAHYLGLTGLDRERMDDLVLAINEVATNSVQHAGGHGTLRIWQEGPTVLCEVRDDGYITDPLVGRRTPGFGDEASRGFWVVNQLCDLVQVRSSPAGTIVRMHVRL; translated from the coding sequence GTGAGCACCGCCCATCTTGGAGCCCAGCAGGCGACGGCGGGGGCGTTCCGTCACGAGGCTTTTCTGTACAGCGGTGTGGACGAGTTCGTGTCGGTGGCCCGCTCGTACGTGTTGGGCGGCCTCGCCGACGACATGCCGGTGCTGGTGCTGCTCACCGGCGAGAAGCTCGAGCTGCTGCAGGCGCAGCTGCCCCAGGACCCGCGCCTCTACTTCGCCGACATGGGGGTGGTGGGCCGCAACCCGGCCCGCATCATCCCGCTCTGGTACGACTTTGTGGCCTCCTTCCAGTCGCGGCCCCGCCCGCTGCGGGGGCTGGGGGAGCCCTTCGGCCAGCCCCGGGCGGCGCCGGAGCACGACGAGTGCGAGCTGCACGAGTCGCTCCTCAACCTGGCCTTCGCGGCCTTCCCGTCGTTCTGGCTGCTGTGCGCCTACGACGCCGGGTCGCTGCGCACCCGGGTGGTCGAGCAGGCCCGCTGCAACCACCCGTACATCCTCGAGGGCGGGGCGCACCGGGCCAGCGTCGAGTACCGCGACATCACGTCGTCGCCCAACCCCTTCGGCAACCCGCTGGCCGACCCGCCCAACGACGCCTTCCGCATGGAGTTCGGCATCGGTCAGCTGCGGGTCCTGCGGACGTTGGCGGCGCACTACCTGGGCCTCACCGGGCTCGACCGCGAGCGCATGGACGACCTGGTCCTCGCCATCAACGAGGTGGCCACCAACAGCGTCCAGCACGCCGGCGGCCACGGGACCCTGCGCATCTGGCAGGAGGGCCCCACCGTGCTGTGCGAGGTGCGCGACGACGGCTACATCACCGACCCCCTCGTGGGCCGCCGCACCCCCGGCTTCGGCGACGAGGCCAGCCGCGGCTTCTGGGTGGTCAACCAGCTCTGCGACCTCGTCCAGGTCCGCTCCTCGCCCGCCGGCACCATCGTCCGCATGCACGTCCGCCTCTGA
- a CDS encoding XdhC family protein: MRELLDDLDKWRREQVRVALARVVELDGPGPRAPGGAMAVNERGEVAGSVSGGCVEGAVVAEALRVLKSGRPKLVTFGYSDDQAYSVGLSCGGRIHIFLEPLDW, from the coding sequence ATGAGGGAGCTGCTCGACGACCTCGACAAGTGGCGTCGCGAGCAGGTTCGAGTGGCATTGGCGCGGGTGGTGGAGCTGGACGGTCCCGGTCCCCGGGCGCCGGGCGGGGCGATGGCGGTGAACGAGCGGGGCGAGGTGGCCGGCTCGGTGTCGGGCGGGTGCGTGGAGGGCGCGGTCGTCGCCGAGGCCCTCCGGGTGCTCAAGTCGGGCCGGCCCAAGCTCGTCACGTTCGGCTACAGCGACGACCAGGCGTACTCGGTCGGCCTCAGCTGCGGCGGTCGGATCCACATCTTCCTGGAGCCGCTCGATTGGTGA
- a CDS encoding (2Fe-2S)-binding protein, translated as MSGFQLTVNGVVRRVDDALAGESLLYVLRERLGLPGAKNACEQGECGSCSVLLDGELVCACLELGAAAADCEVVTVEGLAPAASEPADGLLTDVQRAMVEAGGVQCGFCTPGFVVAIHQLLAREADPAPLQVREALAGNLCRCTGYGRIVDAIERVVVDRRVPLPANGRSEDSLS; from the coding sequence ATGAGCGGTTTCCAGCTCACCGTGAACGGGGTGGTGCGACGGGTCGACGACGCCCTGGCCGGGGAGAGCCTGCTCTACGTGCTGCGCGAGCGGCTGGGGCTGCCGGGTGCGAAGAACGCCTGCGAGCAGGGCGAGTGCGGGTCGTGCTCGGTGCTGCTCGACGGCGAGCTGGTGTGCGCCTGCCTGGAGCTGGGCGCGGCCGCCGCCGACTGCGAGGTGGTGACGGTGGAGGGCCTGGCGCCCGCCGCGTCGGAGCCGGCCGACGGGCTGCTGACCGACGTGCAGCGGGCGATGGTCGAGGCCGGCGGGGTGCAGTGCGGGTTCTGCACGCCCGGGTTCGTGGTGGCGATCCACCAGCTCCTGGCCCGCGAGGCCGACCCGGCGCCGCTCCAGGTGCGGGAAGCCCTCGCCGGCAACCTGTGCCGCTGCACCGGCTACGGCCGCATCGTCGACGCCATCGAGCGGGTGGTCGTCGACCGGCGGGTTCCCTTACCTGCGAACGGGCGGAGCGAGGACTCCCTGTCATGA
- a CDS encoding N-carbamoyl-D-amino-acid hydrolase, which translates to MSRFLTVAAAQMGPTQQEDTRPEVVERLVALLQTGAAQGADLVVFPELALTTFFPRWWYPDGSPALDAWYEAELPGPETKALFEEAARLGVGFCLGFAERTPEGQRFNTSVLVDRDGTTELGRYRKIHLPGHAEHEPWRRFQHLEKRYFRMGDLGFPVFEAFGAKVGMLICNDRRWPEAYRMLGLQGVELVCIGYNTPVENPLAPEHDRYGDFHNHLVMQSGAYQNGTFVVGVAKAGMEAGVDHIGGSCIIHPSGTIVAQCTTLGDEVCAARVDLDDCASYKETVFNFARHRQPSQYGALVESSVVASEDPSHL; encoded by the coding sequence GTGAGCCGGTTCTTGACCGTCGCCGCCGCCCAGATGGGGCCGACCCAGCAGGAGGACACCCGGCCGGAGGTGGTCGAGCGGCTGGTGGCGCTGCTGCAGACGGGCGCCGCGCAGGGTGCCGACCTGGTGGTGTTCCCCGAGCTGGCGCTCACCACGTTCTTCCCCCGGTGGTGGTACCCGGACGGCTCGCCGGCGCTCGACGCCTGGTACGAGGCCGAGCTGCCCGGCCCCGAGACCAAGGCGCTGTTCGAGGAGGCGGCCCGGCTCGGCGTGGGGTTCTGCCTGGGGTTCGCCGAGCGGACGCCGGAGGGGCAGCGGTTCAACACGTCGGTGCTGGTCGACCGCGACGGCACCACCGAGCTGGGCCGCTACCGCAAGATCCACCTGCCCGGGCACGCCGAGCACGAGCCGTGGCGGCGCTTCCAGCACCTGGAGAAGCGCTACTTCCGCATGGGCGACCTGGGGTTCCCGGTGTTCGAGGCGTTCGGCGCCAAGGTGGGGATGCTGATCTGCAACGACCGCCGCTGGCCCGAGGCGTACCGGATGCTGGGGCTGCAGGGCGTCGAGCTGGTGTGCATCGGCTACAACACGCCGGTCGAGAACCCGCTGGCGCCCGAGCACGACCGCTACGGCGACTTCCACAACCACCTGGTCATGCAGTCGGGCGCCTACCAGAACGGCACGTTCGTGGTGGGGGTGGCCAAGGCGGGCATGGAGGCCGGGGTCGACCACATCGGCGGCTCCTGCATCATCCACCCGTCGGGCACGATCGTGGCCCAGTGCACGACGCTGGGCGACGAGGTGTGCGCCGCTCGCGTCGACCTCGACGACTGCGCCTCCTACAAGGAGACGGTCTTCAACTTCGCCCGCCACCGCCAGCCCTCCCAGTACGGGGCGCTGGTCGAGTCGTCTGTGGTCGCCTCCGAAGACCCGAGTCACTTGTAG
- a CDS encoding thiamine-binding protein, protein MTLHAEFTVEPFVDGSPGPHVQAAVDAAVAAGLTVQFGPFGTSMSGDDATVLTAVDAVLRAAMDAGATRVSLQLERG, encoded by the coding sequence ATGACCCTGCACGCCGAGTTCACGGTGGAGCCCTTCGTCGACGGCTCGCCCGGGCCCCACGTCCAGGCCGCCGTCGACGCCGCGGTCGCTGCCGGCCTCACCGTCCAGTTCGGCCCTTTCGGCACCTCGATGTCGGGCGACGACGCCACCGTCCTCACCGCCGTCGACGCCGTCCTCCGCGCCGCGATGGATGCCGGTGCCACCCGCGTCTCACTCCAACTCGAGCGCGGGTGA
- a CDS encoding helix-turn-helix domain-containing protein: MASRHPLLVALEPVAEALGATLVTASRVRGGDIPLEWEGVLVGGLRLPGVHGTLDRMIVAVEAELGARLGDLSRVDKQRAVQLLDQRGAFQLRKAVEEVADALGVSRFTVYNYLNAVNDP; this comes from the coding sequence GTGGCGAGCCGACATCCCCTCCTTGTGGCGCTCGAGCCCGTGGCGGAGGCGCTGGGGGCGACGCTGGTGACGGCGTCGCGGGTGCGTGGCGGCGACATCCCGCTGGAGTGGGAGGGCGTGCTGGTCGGCGGGCTGCGGCTGCCGGGCGTCCATGGCACGCTCGACCGGATGATCGTCGCCGTCGAGGCCGAGCTGGGGGCCCGGCTGGGCGACCTGTCGCGGGTGGACAAGCAGCGGGCGGTGCAGCTGCTCGACCAGCGCGGCGCCTTCCAGCTGCGCAAGGCGGTCGAGGAGGTGGCCGACGCCCTTGGCGTCAGCCGCTTCACGGTCTACAACTACCTCAACGCGGTGAACGACCCATGA
- a CDS encoding FAD binding domain-containing protein: MTVLTPTRLDDALRALAEDPSTTILAGGTDLMVGVNAGARRPERVLSLRRVEELRSWRRDGDDLVIGAGTTYATLLHSELRELAPGLAQAARTVGSPQIRNTGTVGGNIGTASPAGDTLPVLAALDARVELVSASGRRTIALDHFLVGPKMTSLSPGELVAAVRIPVASGPQEYLKIGVRNAMVIAVASCALVVDPTRQRVTCALGSVGPVPIRDRRTEAWLSSQVDWRVGRVRSASVAERFGMHMASAARAIDDHRAPAGYRRHAVAVLARRAVERALT; the protein is encoded by the coding sequence GTGACGGTCCTCACTCCCACTCGGCTCGACGATGCGCTGCGTGCTCTGGCGGAGGACCCCTCCACCACGATCCTCGCGGGTGGAACCGACCTCATGGTCGGCGTGAACGCCGGAGCCCGACGGCCCGAACGGGTGCTCAGCCTGCGCCGCGTCGAGGAGCTGCGCAGCTGGCGGCGCGACGGCGACGACCTGGTCATCGGTGCCGGCACCACCTACGCCACCCTGCTCCACAGCGAGCTGCGGGAGCTGGCTCCCGGCCTGGCGCAGGCGGCGCGCACCGTCGGCAGCCCCCAGATCCGCAACACCGGCACCGTCGGCGGCAACATCGGCACGGCCTCCCCGGCCGGCGACACGCTCCCGGTGCTCGCCGCGCTCGACGCCCGGGTGGAGCTGGTGTCGGCCTCCGGGCGTCGCACGATCGCCCTCGACCACTTCCTCGTCGGACCGAAGATGACGTCGCTGTCGCCGGGTGAGCTGGTGGCTGCCGTGCGGATCCCGGTGGCCTCCGGGCCACAGGAGTACCTCAAGATCGGCGTGCGCAACGCCATGGTGATCGCCGTCGCCAGCTGCGCCCTCGTGGTCGACCCCACCCGCCAGCGGGTCACGTGCGCGCTGGGCTCCGTCGGGCCGGTGCCGATCCGCGACCGCCGCACCGAGGCGTGGCTGTCGAGCCAGGTCGACTGGCGGGTCGGCCGGGTGCGCAGCGCATCGGTCGCCGAGCGCTTCGGCATGCACATGGCCAGCGCCGCCCGGGCCATCGACGACCATCGGGCACCCGCCGGCTACCGCCGCCACGCCGTCGCCGTCCTCGCCCGCCGAGCGGTGGAACGAGCCCTGACATGA
- a CDS encoding 8-oxoguanine deaminase, which translates to MSDVTDTPDTVDLLVTGADLVVTMDDERRELAGGWVACAGGFVTALGGRDDAPPAATRTLRADGCLVTPGLVNTHHHIYQNLTRAYRPATAASLFDWLTTLYPRWALLDEEASYLSAWVGLAELALGGCTTSTDHLYVHPADGGDLLSAEITAARELGMRFHPTRGSMSLSEKDGGLPPDSVVQDDDTILAASEEAVATHHDPTPGAMVRVALAPCSPFSVTPDLMRRTAELAERLDVRLHTHLAEDPDEDTYCLETYGRRPLEHFEDCGWAGDRAWVAHCIYPNEAEIARMGEWGTGVAHCPSSNMMIGGGGIAPVTDYAAAGVPVGLGCDGSSSTDSASLWMESRNALLLARQRGGPTAFTARDALTLGTRGSAACLGRLGELGVLAPGAAADLVAWKLDGLAFAGALSDPVEAWLRCGPVAAHHTVVAGRPVVESGELQATGVDDILRRHRVASARLQGLD; encoded by the coding sequence ATGAGCGACGTCACCGACACCCCCGACACCGTCGACCTGCTGGTCACCGGGGCCGACCTGGTCGTCACCATGGACGACGAGCGGCGGGAGCTGGCCGGCGGCTGGGTGGCCTGCGCCGGCGGCTTCGTGACGGCGCTCGGAGGCCGCGACGACGCTCCCCCGGCAGCGACCAGGACCCTCCGGGCCGACGGCTGCCTGGTGACACCGGGCCTGGTCAACACCCACCACCACATCTACCAGAACCTCACCCGCGCCTACCGGCCCGCCACGGCGGCGTCGCTGTTCGACTGGCTCACCACCCTCTACCCCCGCTGGGCGCTGCTCGACGAGGAGGCGTCGTACCTGTCGGCCTGGGTGGGCCTGGCCGAGCTGGCGCTGGGCGGGTGCACCACGTCGACCGACCACCTCTACGTCCACCCCGCCGACGGCGGCGACCTGCTCTCGGCCGAGATCACCGCGGCCCGGGAGCTGGGGATGCGCTTCCACCCCACCCGGGGGTCGATGTCGCTCTCGGAGAAGGACGGTGGCCTCCCGCCCGACTCGGTCGTCCAGGACGACGACACGATCCTCGCCGCCTCCGAGGAGGCCGTCGCCACGCACCACGACCCGACGCCGGGCGCCATGGTGCGGGTCGCCCTGGCCCCGTGCTCGCCGTTCTCGGTGACGCCCGACCTGATGCGGCGCACCGCCGAGCTGGCCGAGCGCCTCGACGTCCGCCTGCACACCCACCTGGCCGAGGACCCCGACGAGGACACGTACTGCCTGGAGACCTACGGCCGGCGCCCGCTGGAGCACTTCGAGGACTGCGGCTGGGCCGGCGACCGGGCCTGGGTGGCGCACTGCATCTACCCGAACGAGGCCGAGATCGCCCGCATGGGCGAGTGGGGCACCGGGGTCGCCCACTGCCCCAGCTCCAACATGATGATCGGCGGCGGCGGGATCGCCCCCGTGACCGACTACGCGGCCGCCGGCGTGCCGGTGGGACTGGGCTGCGACGGCTCCTCGTCGACCGACTCGGCGTCGCTGTGGATGGAGTCACGCAACGCCCTACTGCTCGCCCGCCAGCGGGGCGGGCCGACGGCGTTCACCGCCCGGGACGCCCTGACGCTGGGGACCCGGGGTTCCGCGGCCTGCCTGGGCCGGCTGGGCGAGCTGGGCGTCCTGGCGCCGGGGGCGGCCGCCGACCTGGTGGCCTGGAAGCTCGACGGGCTGGCGTTCGCCGGGGCGCTCAGCGACCCCGTGGAGGCGTGGCTGCGCTGCGGCCCGGTGGCCGCCCACCACACGGTGGTGGCGGGACGCCCGGTGGTCGAGTCGGGCGAGCTGCAGGCGACCGGCGTGGACGACATCCTCCGCCGCCACCGGGTCGCCTCAGCCCGCCTCCAGGGCCTCGACTAG
- a CDS encoding Zn-dependent hydrolase — translation MKIVLDRLLADLEALAEVGSTGDGGNCRLALTDDDAGGRELVVGWMRALGLDVRVDRIGNVVALRAGTDAGAEPVMTGSHIDTVRTGGRYDGTLGVLAGLEVMRALDDAGVTTRRPLAVAFFTDEEGSRFAPDMLGSLVYVGGLGLEDALDVVAIDGARLGDELDRIGWAGDAAVPGPVPYAFVELHIEQGPMLEEADVTIGAVTGVQGISWQEITFAGQSNHAGTTPMRSRRDPAYVAAQVVTYVRRLARETDGLRGTVGRLRLHPDLVNVVPAAATLTVDLRHTAESELALAEQRLAQFMDDTAVREDVAVSSRRSLARFEPVAFDETVISLVEAGAERQGLSCLRLPSGAGHDAQMLARVCPTGMIFVPSHKGISHNPAEHTAPEHLEAGTSILADVLVELAA, via the coding sequence GTGAAGATCGTCCTGGACCGGCTGCTGGCCGACCTGGAGGCGCTGGCCGAGGTCGGCTCCACCGGGGACGGCGGCAACTGCCGGCTGGCGCTCACCGACGACGACGCCGGCGGCCGCGAGCTGGTGGTCGGCTGGATGCGGGCGCTGGGGCTCGACGTGCGGGTCGACCGGATCGGCAACGTGGTGGCGCTGCGGGCCGGCACCGACGCCGGGGCCGAGCCGGTGATGACCGGCAGCCACATCGACACCGTCCGCACCGGGGGCCGCTACGACGGCACGCTGGGGGTGCTGGCGGGCCTCGAGGTGATGCGGGCGCTCGACGACGCCGGCGTCACCACCCGGCGGCCCCTCGCCGTCGCCTTCTTCACCGACGAGGAGGGCAGCCGCTTCGCCCCCGACATGCTGGGCAGCCTGGTGTACGTGGGCGGGCTGGGGCTGGAGGACGCGCTCGACGTCGTCGCCATCGACGGCGCCCGGCTGGGCGACGAGCTCGACCGCATCGGCTGGGCCGGCGACGCCGCCGTGCCGGGGCCGGTGCCGTACGCCTTCGTGGAGCTGCACATCGAGCAGGGACCGATGCTGGAGGAGGCCGACGTGACCATCGGCGCCGTCACCGGGGTGCAGGGCATCTCGTGGCAGGAGATCACGTTCGCCGGGCAGTCGAACCACGCCGGCACGACGCCGATGCGGTCGCGGCGCGACCCCGCCTACGTCGCCGCCCAGGTGGTGACCTACGTGCGGCGGCTCGCCCGGGAGACCGACGGGCTGCGGGGCACGGTCGGGCGGCTGCGCCTGCACCCCGACCTGGTCAACGTGGTGCCGGCGGCGGCGACGCTGACCGTCGACCTGCGACACACGGCGGAGTCGGAGCTGGCGCTGGCGGAGCAACGGCTGGCGCAGTTCATGGACGACACGGCGGTGCGGGAGGACGTGGCGGTGTCGTCGCGGCGCTCGCTGGCCCGGTTCGAGCCGGTGGCCTTCGACGAGACGGTGATCTCGCTGGTGGAGGCGGGGGCGGAGCGACAGGGTCTGTCGTGCCTGCGGCTGCCGTCGGGGGCAGGCCACGACGCCCAGATGCTGGCCCGGGTGTGCCCCACGGGGATGATCTTCGTCCCCAGCCACAAGGGGATCAGCCACAACCCGGCCGAGCACACCGCGCCGGAGCACCTGGAGGCGGGCACGTCGATCCTGGCCGACGTCCTGGTGGAGCTGGCCGCATGA
- the pucD gene encoding xanthine dehydrogenase subunit D, translating into MTDVATRTTAPKQGGRVGDSPVRPDGTPKVQGRFAFASDLHADGMLWGSTLRSPHPYARVRSVDTAAALAIPGVTCVLTAADVPGVPNFGLISTDQPVLAADVVRYVGEAIAVVAADHPDTARQAVEAIVVDYDVLDPLVDPAAALDPVTPSIHPDGNVVRKITLRHGDAEATADVMVEGTYEVGMQDQAFLGPESGLAIPDGEGGVDLWVATQWLHEDQKQVAACLGLPAEKVRLHLGGVGGAFGAREDISLQVHACLLALRSGKPVKMSYPRDESFVGHVHRHPARMRYRHHATAEGELVKVEAELLLDGGAYASSSWAVISNAARFAPGPYRVPNVVVDAAVVRSNNPPCGAMRGFGAVQVCFGHEAQMDRLAQVLGIDPFELRLRNALRTGDTLPTGQVITGTAPVAECIRAAAAHPLPAPLDDGAEWLELPGGLGRTADSDRVHRGVGFAVGYKNLLYSEGFDDDSEAKVHLEAGVTTISCAVAEVGQGFVTLAGQIARTTLGCDDAVLDQADTVSVGSAGSSSASRQTWMSGGAVLLACQQVADQVRVALADRLEVDASTLTATDDGRIVSDDGAVDVGVAEAAGDAVFEATAVHHHEQTKPLDRWGQGDADVSFVFAAHRAVVDVDVDLGLVRVVQIATAQDVGRVLHPVQLLGQIEGGIAQGVGLAVMEEMVIDDGIVRNPSFTDYLIPTIADMPEVLATCIEQPEPGAPLGAKGVGEPPTISSTAAIAAAIRAASGVDVTRVPVRPWDLV; encoded by the coding sequence ATGACCGATGTCGCCACCCGCACCACGGCGCCCAAACAGGGCGGCCGCGTGGGCGACAGCCCCGTGCGCCCCGACGGCACCCCCAAGGTGCAGGGCCGCTTCGCCTTCGCCTCCGACCTACACGCCGACGGGATGCTGTGGGGCAGCACCCTGCGGTCGCCGCACCCCTACGCCCGGGTCCGCTCCGTCGACACCGCCGCGGCGCTGGCCATCCCCGGGGTGACCTGCGTGCTGACCGCCGCCGACGTGCCCGGCGTCCCCAACTTCGGGCTCATCAGCACCGACCAGCCGGTGCTGGCCGCCGACGTGGTGCGCTACGTGGGCGAGGCGATCGCCGTCGTCGCCGCCGACCACCCCGACACGGCCCGGCAGGCCGTCGAGGCGATCGTGGTCGACTACGACGTGCTCGACCCCCTGGTCGACCCGGCCGCGGCGCTCGACCCCGTGACCCCGTCGATCCACCCCGACGGCAACGTGGTCCGCAAGATCACCCTGCGCCACGGCGACGCCGAGGCCACCGCCGACGTCATGGTCGAGGGCACCTACGAGGTCGGGATGCAGGACCAGGCGTTCCTCGGCCCCGAGTCGGGCCTGGCGATCCCCGACGGCGAGGGCGGCGTCGACCTGTGGGTCGCCACCCAGTGGCTCCACGAGGACCAGAAGCAGGTCGCCGCCTGCCTGGGGCTACCGGCCGAGAAGGTGCGGCTCCACCTGGGTGGCGTCGGCGGGGCGTTCGGCGCCCGCGAGGACATCAGCCTGCAGGTGCACGCCTGCCTGCTGGCCCTGCGGTCGGGCAAGCCGGTGAAGATGAGCTACCCGCGGGACGAGTCGTTCGTCGGCCACGTCCACCGGCATCCGGCCCGCATGCGCTACCGCCACCACGCCACCGCCGAGGGCGAGCTGGTGAAGGTGGAGGCCGAGCTGCTGCTCGACGGCGGCGCGTACGCCTCGTCGTCGTGGGCGGTGATCTCCAACGCCGCCCGCTTCGCCCCCGGCCCCTACCGGGTGCCCAACGTGGTGGTCGACGCCGCGGTGGTGCGCTCCAACAACCCGCCGTGCGGGGCGATGCGGGGGTTCGGGGCGGTGCAGGTGTGCTTCGGCCACGAGGCCCAGATGGACCGGCTGGCCCAGGTGCTCGGCATCGACCCCTTCGAGCTGCGCCTGCGCAACGCCCTGCGCACCGGCGACACGCTGCCCACCGGCCAGGTGATCACCGGGACGGCGCCGGTCGCCGAGTGCATCCGGGCCGCCGCCGCCCACCCTCTCCCGGCACCGCTCGACGACGGCGCCGAGTGGCTGGAGCTGCCCGGTGGCCTGGGTCGTACGGCCGACTCCGACCGGGTCCATCGGGGCGTCGGCTTCGCCGTCGGCTACAAGAACCTCCTCTACAGCGAGGGGTTCGACGACGACTCCGAGGCCAAGGTGCACCTGGAGGCGGGCGTGACCACCATCTCCTGCGCCGTCGCCGAGGTGGGCCAGGGCTTCGTCACCCTCGCCGGCCAGATCGCGAGGACGACGCTGGGCTGCGACGATGCCGTGCTCGACCAGGCCGACACGGTGTCGGTGGGCTCCGCGGGATCGTCGTCGGCATCACGGCAGACGTGGATGTCGGGCGGGGCGGTGCTCCTGGCGTGCCAGCAGGTGGCCGACCAGGTGCGGGTGGCGCTGGCCGACCGGCTGGAGGTCGACGCTTCGACGCTCACGGCCACCGACGACGGGCGCATCGTGTCGGACGACGGTGCCGTCGACGTCGGGGTGGCGGAGGCCGCCGGCGACGCCGTGTTCGAGGCCACCGCGGTCCACCACCACGAGCAGACCAAGCCGCTCGACCGCTGGGGCCAGGGCGACGCCGACGTCAGCTTCGTGTTCGCCGCCCACCGGGCCGTGGTCGACGTGGACGTCGACCTGGGCCTGGTGCGGGTCGTGCAGATCGCCACCGCCCAGGACGTCGGCCGGGTGCTGCACCCCGTGCAGCTGCTGGGCCAGATCGAGGGCGGCATCGCCCAGGGCGTCGGGCTGGCGGTGATGGAGGAGATGGTGATCGACGACGGGATCGTGCGGAACCCGAGCTTCACCGACTACCTGATCCCCACGATCGCCGACATGCCCGAGGTGCTGGCCACCTGCATCGAGCAGCCCGAGCCGGGGGCGCCGCTGGGCGCGAAGGGCGTGGGCGAGCCGCCGACGATCTCCTCCACCGCCGCGATCGCCGCCGCGATCCGGGCCGCGTCGGGCGTCGACGTGACGCGCGTCCCGGTCCGCCCGTGGGACCTGGTCTAG